In one window of Brassica rapa cultivar Chiifu-401-42 chromosome A07, CAAS_Brap_v3.01, whole genome shotgun sequence DNA:
- the LOC103828402 gene encoding transcription factor HBI1 — MLESLVSLESMSLSSMDVSVLERLKWLQQQQQQVLSTTNASPELLQFHGTNNDELLQNTFSHFQMLGSGFGPNYSMGFGPSHEAMDGCISRTNSCQMDQADTVGVMLKNSEENITISLKNKRKSEVKTREEEKTEKKIKVEAETELNMKVKSNLSNTEASSETSKQKSKAASENQKLDYIHVRARRGQATDRHSLAERARREKISKKMKYLQDLVPGCNKVTGRAGMLDEIINYVQSLQRQVEFLSMKLAVLNPELELAMEDLSVKQFQAYFTNLPVVVASKPSLMVDAPLFPLDQQGSLDLSVINPNQATTIEAPSASWETQSQSLYNTSSLGFQY; from the exons ATGTTGGAAAGTCTTGTCTCTCTAGAAAGCATGTCCTTGAGCTCCATGGATGTGTCTGTACTTGAAAGGCTTAAATggctgcaacaacaacaacaacaagttcTGAGCACTACTAATGCTTCACCTGAACTTCTTCAGTTCCATGGAACCAACAATGATGAGTTGTTGCAGAATACCTTTAGCCATTTTCAAATGCTTGGATCTGGTTTTGGACCAAACTATAGCATGGGTTTTGGTCCTTCACATGAAGCTATGGATGGCTGCATTTCAAGAACAAATAGCTGCCAGATGGATCAAGCCGATACAGTGGGGGTAATGTTGAAGAACAGTGAAGAAAACATAACTATTTCCTTGAAAAACAAGAGAAAATCAGAG GTTAAGACAAGGGAAGAGGAAAAGACAGAGAAGAAGATCAAAGTAGAGGCTGAGACTGAGTTAAACATGAAAGTAAAATCAAACTTGAGTAACACGGAAGCATCTTCAGAAACTTCAAAGCAGAAATCAAAGGCAGCTTCAGAGAACCAGAAATTGGATTATATCCACGTGAGAGCTCGTCGAGGCCAAGCAACCGACAGACACAGTTTAGCAGAAAGg GCAAGAAGAGAAAAGATCAGCAAGAAGATGAAGTATCTGCAAGATCTTGTCCCTGGATGCAACAAAGTCACTGGAAGAGCTGGTATGCTTGATGAGATAATTAATTATGTTCAATCTCTCCAGAGGCAAGTTGAG TTCTTGTCGATGAAACTGGCTGTCCTAAACCCAGAACTCGAGCTTGCTATGGAGGACTTATCTGTAAAACAG TTTCAGGCGTACTTTACAAATCTTCCTGTAGTAGTTGCTTCAAAGCCATCACTAATGGTTGATGCGCCATTGTTTCCGCTGGATCAGCAAGGATCTCTAGATTTATCAGTGATAAACCCGAACCAAGCAACAACTATTGAAGCT CCATCTGCAAGCTGGGAAACTCAATCACAGAGTCTCTACAACACATCTAGCCTCGGATTTCAGTACTAA